The DNA sequence TTTTTGGAGAAGTcaagaaacaaaaagtttGATATGCTATAGAGACGCTACGCTAATTCTGCACCGCTTCTAAAGACTGCCCTAATCCTAGTGAGAAAAAATTTCAACTACGAAGAGACGAGGTACAAAGATATCCCATGAAAGAACCGTCAGCGTTATACACCGGATACCTCTTAGCGTCGTGCGTTACGTCATTCTCCTGGATCGTCCCATTTCGCTTCCTCGGCTATTCGATCGAAGCAATCCGAGAGGAACGTGTACTGCAAACATAATATGAGGGTGACGGATTGGGCCCTACACGAATCTTACGACGGCTACGAGTCAGGTTCGCagaaaaaatcaattttgagTACTACTTACGTAAGGAGTGAAGACCTTGAGCCAACGAGGTGGACGGTTGTCCTGGCGTGTATACTGGAAGCAGAACGCCATCCCGTCCTCGTCGACTTCCCACCGAGTGATAGTGCTCCATTGAAATTCGACCACCTGTGACTCCAAGGTACCGTCCTCCTTCGCGGCGTGCAATTTGAAGGCTGCCATCCCCACTGCCGGAACTACGTGGCCTTCCTTCCGCGAATCACATGCGCAATGCGGAAATACGATGTCACCGTACCCGCTGAGCTCTCTCGCCAATTTCAGATACTAAACAAGAACAAAAAATCCCGTGTAAATGCAATGGTATCGAAAATCGAAAATATACGTAAGTTCCCATTTATCTAGTACGAACCTCGTGCTTTCTCGACGCATCTTGTAAAgcttttaattgatataatcGTTCACCAGCAGTGATGTGACCACGGTTTACTTCGTCGATCGTCTGCCAAAATATCCAAGTCAGCGCCTGTTCACTCAGAGGTCTATTTACATTGAAAAGCCACCTTCTGATTGCTAAACACGTCGCACTGGCGGTCGAATAATTCTGAATGTACAAAGTGTGCGGATGCTCGTGAGGCTGCAATTTTCTCTCTGCAATAATCATGGTAAGTTACagataagtaaatttatttgaaatttataaaaaaatagcaaacAACTGTGGCGGCACGTACCGAAATTGTACTCTACGATCTCGAACAGATAAAAGTACTTCGCAGTTTCTGCGTCCAGGCCGACTCGAGTACAAACCGCATCGTAGACGTCTTTTACTGACGCCGCTTTGGGAACGGTGACGGTGACGACCTCACGATCGGGCAACAAAACCTTAAGATCGACCGCTGGACCCTGATCACCGTCCTCTTCCAATCGATCCGTCAAGAACTCCTGCATGGCATCACTTTCCGCTATCACGCGCACCGCACAAACCTTCTCCAAATACTGCTCTAAACCACGTCTTCTTGCATCAAGCTGCTGCTCGCTCAACctgtaacgtaaaaaaatatattcttatacaaagtattttattttttacaaagagaaaaatataaagtatgtaaattgcattatctttaaatgtacaaaatttaattatgggatactaaataaatttattttacagttgATTTATAAGCTCGtgagaaattaaatgaaagaaaattactgGAACGGCCATTTTCCCGGAAGCTTCGGAAAATTGAAGCCTATGAATTCCTTTTTCAACGCCATGTGCAGCGCTGCGAACTCCCGGTATCGGCGTGAGCACAAGTGTCTGCCAGCCATATGAACATTGAAAACTACGAAACGCTCGTGCTTTCTCTCACGAACGTGATAATCCGGCACGCTGATGGGTAGAGATCGTTTCTCGCTGTAGTCCACCGATGCATAGCTAAACAAAAATATGGTACGTATAATATTCGCACATGTGCGCACAGGCGCGTGagctttaattaatcaatctaGATAGATTGTGAGATTACTAGTCATTAGAATCATCAAGGTTACCGTCGTTTCAAATGTCTTATCAGCGAGATAATCGTAATGATACCGGaaacattgttaaaaaatacatcAAGCTGCCGCAAGTTGAAAAACTTCTCATCGCGACAGCGCAATGTTCAAGCAAGAAACAATAGTTTTTACCTCACGTCTTCGCAGGGTTCCAGCCTTTCCGCTTCCTGCGGCGTCACGGAAATAACTGTGAGAGTGAGAACGTCGCCGCCGGACTTAATCAGATCCACCACCTGTTTGTGAGTGGCGCCTTCGACGTTGACGTTGttcctgcaaaaaaaaaaaaaatctgtgaGTACCTGGGGTACTTGAGATTTTATATATCTCGCTATCGGACTTGTACCGACCTAAACTGCGATTGCGACGCACTGGCGGAATTCCACCGCCTACGATTCTCGATCCACTCGCATTGCAACGCGGTCATGTAACACGTCAACATGTTTCACGCCAAGCGCCACGTTCTTATCGGCACAATAGTGATAGCGCGAGTTAATCGTGAGCTGTAACTCGCACAATCGGTAGACTCACGGACGAACGAGACGATCTGCGGGGCGATTTTTGTCGCGGGCGCACATCCGGTCCTCGACGACCGCTAGGAAAAGCACGGCAAGCCGGCGGGGCCTTCAACGAGGTCGCGATCCGATCAGCCTCGTTCTCGACGGTACACGTTGTCGGTGGCTCTCGACGCGCGAGTCGAAAGGGAATAGGATACCGGTAATCGGCCTTTTCTGCCACAAGTTTCGAATTCCAACCGGTGAAAGGACCGGCAAGTGATTGGTCCACGCGCGGAGGCACGGCTCTCCTCCGGAGGTCGACGAATGTTGCTGTATCACCGCGAATTTCTACACAGAGCGATTTCCACGTTTCTGTTCGCGCGGGCGGCCGCGTCGGCCACTTTATTACATCCGTTATCAGCGTGTACCGGGTGGGATACGTTGTCAAGACACTATCTATCTTCTGGACCTCCGGCTCCCGTCGATCAGCCCGGCGTTATCTCGCTTGATTGTCCGATCTAATAACATTTTGAAAACGCGCAACAGATTTCGACGCAATTTATTTACGCAATACCATTTTAATTGCTGCCGTGTTAAATATCatccgggaaaaaaaaaacttcctTCAATTTTAATCGCGGCGCGAATGTCATTGGATTAAAGTGCTGAAGTCgaaattacgtttattaaatcGGCACACGTACTTCTGCTCGATGAAGCCGAAATCAAGCGTTCGACAGGGGCCCAAGGAAAGTTTAGTATTATTTATCAGTTGACGAAATTAGATCGGTCAATACTGCTCGTATGCTAATCTCCCGACATATAATGCGTTTCGGTGGGCGAGTACGTGGGTTCCTGCGAGAGCAGGTTCGCGATACTTGTAAGCACGCGAGAGGCCGCCGTCTGGCGATACTCGTAGCTTTTTTTCGCGATCCCGCAAATAGACCGCGGATGCTGTTGCTGAAACTTGTTCGATAATTGCGGACCGGCTTGAGATAACAAAGCAAGACGCGTAATGATTCACGCCCGAGTTAATGGAGCCCTGTAATGGGGCTCAATGATTGACGTAATTCCGAATGACTGTTCGCTTTATCGGGATGCACGCGGCCTGTCGCGGCTCCCTTTTATGTAACATTCGCTTATCGTCGCTTGTTAAAACGAGAGTCATCGTCGAATTTGCGAGTCCGACGATCTCGACCGACGCCGCGACGTGCcctattgtttaatttataactttcgATTAGGACAGCCGCCTCTCATTTCGCCGGGCGGCGTCGTTTTCTCGTTCGAGAGGCGCGTTTCGTTGCGGAAAAACAACGCGaagtgcaaaataattttcgcagAAACCGTACACAAAGAGTAAGCCTTTTAGGGACATTACCGCGAGATGTAACGTAAGAAAAGAAGACGTATAGAACATAACTTGCGCGATTATCGCTAAAGCTTTTACGCAAGCGACGTTGAAAAATATAGTCGCTGAAATATGCAACAGTAAAAGGAACATTTTTCAATTCAAGTTTCGAAATATGTTCTTCtaaatttttcttgttcttttttaggGCTTCTACTGAGCGACGTCAAGCCGATCGAACGCAGCTGGTAGAAACCGCAAGATCGGACGAGTGAAAGCAAGAGTTTCGATCAGACATTTTACGACACGCAATGAGTAATGCGAAGAGAGTCCTGGAGGGAGGACACAAAGAAGAGAGAGCATCTCGGCGAGACGCTCGTTAATTCGTCGCCAAAGAAAAGGCCTACGTTGGACTTCGTGGGACGACACGCCGTGCGAAACGACGTTGCTGAAAACTGACGGGGTACTGGATCGTCCTTGAACCGCGTGGAGTTTATGGGAACCTTGGACCTGCGAGGAATTGTAAACAGGCTCCCGTTCGGCCGCCCATATCTGACGCGTGAAAGCGTCGTGATAATCAAACGAGAAACGAGCTGTTTATCACCGCGACTACGTAGGCGAGTAACGCTCGATCGCCGCACGTCAGTAGAGCCACGTTGCTACTTTACTCTCCCGATTTAGGCTGATCTCGTGGTTACCGAGCCAAAAATGTTGCGCGCactgttaattaatttgacatCGCGATTTGTATCACGTATAGAATAACCGAGATAATGATGTAGTTTGAAATCGATACGGCGTGCCGTCGGCATTTGTCGTCGCTCGTGGTGATCGAATTCGGTGTGAATGAGCTATTGCGGGAAACCCGTATgtacgatattaaataaaactcgatGCAAATAAGCCCGGCCGGAGCAGTAATGTTTTAAGCAAATTgggttttaattaaacgattacCGGGGCAGCTAACGATCGGCCATGCAAATCCGACGGCGCTAACGACCCCTCTGGAAATAGTGGACGAAGCTAGCAGGCTTAGATACTCTGTTAGTCGGCAATTAGCTCGCAGTGATAAAGATGCTCGTTCGTTCCGCGTTTATCATAATTAAGTCTCAATTCGCCCGGCGTTAAAGTTAGCCAAGAGAAACCAACTCTGCGCAactctatttattatttgtcggATTATACCGAGATAAATGAACCCCGGCGGGGCAAAACTCGAAGCGCGTTCTCCCACGGGAAAGATTGGCTTACCGGCTAACCGGTTAACGAacagcagagatattgaaacgATCGGTGTACTACGGGAACCGGTCCGATGCTCGTAGGCACGACGAATTTTGCAACCGCTGCGTTCGTTAAACTCCGCAAACGAAACGTCAAGCCGATAAAACGAGTACTCGTCACGCGCCGTCTACATGTTTGTTTCTATCGCCCTCGCATCAGAATTTGCAAAGCTCACAGGCACGTTCTCTCCGAAGTCACTTAGTGTGGTCAGTCCTCACCGACCGATTGTTCCGTACAAAAGTTGAACAAAACTATGTAATCTGTATCTCTACGACGCCCCTGTGTTTTCCAATAAGCCATGCGATAGCGGAAAAACTTCGACCGATGTCTGTAATGCGATAGAAACTCGAACAAATTTTGTGTTAGTTGTTACCTTAGTCTTGCTTCTCGAAAAAAAGATAGCGAAGGTAATTTACACGGTTTCTCAACTTATGAGAGATTGTTAGTAACGATTCGCTATGGGATTCCCGAATACATCGCAAGATTATCTGAATTCATTTCCGTGTGCGGTTCCTAAAACTGTAATCTTTGAGAAATCACGTGCGATAAGCAAGACTAGATGCCAAGCGAGGCTATGTAGGTGAGCGATTCTCAATGAATATGCATACAACTAGCGATCGTGTACGAAGTCAAATAAATGAACCTGACTTTCAGAATTTATCGCGTAAGCGAAACGCaagattttaattgttaagtAGAAAAACAAAGGTTTAGATATATTCTTCGTAACACAAGTTTCATAAAAAATCTAacaacttataattattttttttttatcaattgtaTCGAGAcactaaaattttattgattttcgTCTTCTCTGataacaacttttttttttttttatcgtaaaaaatacCAAAACTTGTGTTTCGAATAGTATTGTTCTGTCAAGAGAAAAATGTACCGTGTTCTTTATATGCGAACTTTCTCATTACAACTGAACGTGACTAGCACAAATGTAATGTACAGATCAAAGCGAATACAAATATCACAAGTGTCAAAAGTAGCAATTGGACTGTGATTTTTTACAGTCTATAATAGACATGCTTTGGCTTGATTTTGGAGTATCGAGCTGCATTGATctgtacattattattttccgcgtCATTCACTTTGTGAATCCGTCATCTAAAATCTCCAATATTCGCAATATTCTTCAGTATACGTTTATAAATGTATCTAGCGTCGCGCCTACGACTTCGAAACGTATCTTGCGTCCGACTTTTCGAGCTCTAGTTCGCCGCGGTCCAGGTCGAGTGCCATTCGCGATTTGGCACAGAACGTTCTCACGATCGGGGGTCACGTTGAAGACGTGTCTAGGTGATCGTCGGGGTCGAGGCGTACCTGAGACGGCACCGAGAGCGCGGCGGTTAAGAACGTGGGGCGGTAGGAAATCTTTTACTCACACTTCCAGAATGCGGTCGCCTTTGCGAACGCCGGCCTTCTCGGCGGCGCCCCGCGGCAGCACAGCGCTGACGTGCTGCAGCGGTGCGTACAGCTCGCCGTTGATGCTCCGCAATTGTCCACCCTCGCTGACCTGGCCGCGTACATTGAACCCGAAGCCCGTCTCCGTTTTGTAGATCGTGACGCAGCGCGGCCCCTGACCGACCGGATCCTTGTCCGGGCCCGCCGCCGCCGGATGCTGTAGCACGCGCGCGTTGTTGTTCACCATTGTCACGGCGGCGGCTACGTTCCTCGCACTGCTGTCCTGGTTCACGGCTGGCAAGCGGTGAACCTCTGACTCGCAATCCGCCATGTTGTACTCTGGCCGCCCATTCACGGCGGCTGCTACCATACACTACCACCGCGCTCGTTGTCACTTGGACCTAGACTACCTAGGGATGACGGTCGAGGTGGAGGCTAGGTATCGATGTT is a window from the Cardiocondyla obscurior isolate alpha-2009 linkage group LG01, Cobs3.1, whole genome shotgun sequence genome containing:
- the Snx27 gene encoding sorting nexin-27 isoform X2; the protein is MLTCYMTALQCEWIENRRRWNSASASQSQFRNNVNVEGATHKQVVDLIKSGGDVLTLTVISVTPQEAERLEPCEDVSYASVDYSEKRSLPISVPDYHVRERKHERFVVFNVHMAGRHLCSRRYREFAALHMALKKEFIGFNFPKLPGKWPFQLSEQQLDARRRGLEQYLEKVCAVRVIAESDAMQEFLTDRLEEDGDQGPAVDLKVLLPDREVVTVTVPKAASVKDVYDAVCTRVGLDAETAKYFYLFEIVEYNFERKLQPHEHPHTLYIQNYSTASATCLAIRRWLFNVNRPLSEQALTWIFWQTIDEVNRGHITAGERLYQLKALQDASRKHEYLKLARELSGYGDIVFPHCACDSRKEGHVVPAVGMAAFKLHAAKEDGTLESQVVEFQWSTITRWEVDEDGMAFCFQYTRQDNRPPRWLKVFTPYYTFLSDCFDRIAEEAKWDDPGE
- the Snx27 gene encoding sorting nexin-27 isoform X1; translation: MVAAAVNGRPEYNMADCESEVHRLPAVNQDSSARNVAAAVTMVNNNARVLQHPAAAGPDKDPVGQGPRCVTIYKTETGFGFNVRGQVSEGGQLRSINGELYAPLQHVSAVLPRGAAEKAGVRKGDRILEVNNVNVEGATHKQVVDLIKSGGDVLTLTVISVTPQEAERLEPCEDVSYASVDYSEKRSLPISVPDYHVRERKHERFVVFNVHMAGRHLCSRRYREFAALHMALKKEFIGFNFPKLPGKWPFQLSEQQLDARRRGLEQYLEKVCAVRVIAESDAMQEFLTDRLEEDGDQGPAVDLKVLLPDREVVTVTVPKAASVKDVYDAVCTRVGLDAETAKYFYLFEIVEYNFERKLQPHEHPHTLYIQNYSTASATCLAIRRWLFNVNRPLSEQALTWIFWQTIDEVNRGHITAGERLYQLKALQDASRKHEYLKLARELSGYGDIVFPHCACDSRKEGHVVPAVGMAAFKLHAAKEDGTLESQVVEFQWSTITRWEVDEDGMAFCFQYTRQDNRPPRWLKVFTPYYTFLSDCFDRIAEEAKWDDPGE